A window from Zingiber officinale cultivar Zhangliang chromosome 7A, Zo_v1.1, whole genome shotgun sequence encodes these proteins:
- the LOC121999615 gene encoding protein ROOT HAIR DEFECTIVE 3-like, whose protein sequence is MDVGCCCIELIDRDGVFNHSAMKYFMRATNMDKGGLDYAVVSMLGKKQSGKSTLLNHLFGTDLYEINHLKERPLTTKGIWLAKCTNINTFTVVLDMQGADKKDSRQDGSELEKQRITFALAVSDIVLINMWCHDIISTQELATDQCLLKTVFEIRDSILKPYQKLNDFFRIEVVALASYKENKKLFKEQVAILRKLYPYIPLGRLDAVGNNSYPASEFSIGTQEIWNDIKDNKELNLILHREWLEIKRNMRNNEMVPGLIEKLFMIFDKYLTLYDRRACFFRQDIRELKRNGLQCKLNQTTNYQSNERGKKVCRHWAIMALGLLGFNEMMTLFRFFQYHYYIALITFAVLLYNTLSD, encoded by the exons ATGGATGTAGGTTGTTGTTGTATTGAACTTATTGATAGAGATGGCGTGTTTAATCATTCTGCCATGAAATATTTCATGAGGGCAACAAACATGGATAAAGGTGGACTGGACTATGCGGTTGTCTCTATGTTGGGTAAAAAACAAAGTG GAAAAAgtactcttttaaatcatttgttTGGCACGGATTTGTATGAAATAAATCATTTAAAAGAAAG GCCGCTGACTACTAAAGGTATTTGGTTGGCAAAATGCACCAACATAAATACATTTACAGTGGTCTTGGATATGCAGGGTGCCGATAAAAAGGACAGTAGACAG GATGGTAGTGAATTAGAAAAGCAAAGGATCACTTTTGCACTAGCAGTTTCAGATATCGTGCTCATAAATAT GTGGTGCCATGATATTATTAGTACACAAGAATTAGCTACAGACCAATGCCTCTTGAAGACAGTATTTGAG ATACGGGATAGCATACTCAAACCATACCAAAAGCTAAATGACTTCTTCAGA ATCGAGGTGGTGGCTCTTGCAAGCTATAAAGAGAACAAAAAGTTGTTCAAAGAACAG GTTGCGATTTTGAGAAAATTGTATCCTTATATCCCATTGGGCCGGTTGGATGCAGTCGGCAACAATTCTTATCCAGCTTCAGAATTTTCAATCGGTACGCAAGAGATTTGGAATGATATCAAGGATAATAAAGAGCTTAATCTTATTCTTCACAGG GAATGGCTCGAAATTAAGAGAAATATGCGAAATAATGAGATGGTTCCTGGGCTTATAGAAAAActttttatgatttttgacaaGTATCTGACTCT TTATGACAGACGAGCTTGTTTCTTTAGACAAGATATTAGGGAATTGAAGAGAAACggattacaatgcaagcttaatcAG ACGACTAATTATCAAAGCAACGAAAGAGGCAAGAAAGTTTGCCGCCATTGGGCAATTATGGCTTTAGGTTTGCTAGGATTTAATGAGATGATGACACTTTTTCGATTTTTCCA ATACCATTACTACATTGCCCTTATTACATTTGCAGTCCT GTTGTATAATACATTAAGTGATTAA